One genomic window of Acidobacteriota bacterium includes the following:
- a CDS encoding polyprenol monophosphomannose synthase, whose amino-acid sequence MDERTLIVIPTYNERGNIERLIAELLHLPYPLDILVVDDNSPDGTGKIVDEIAEKEPRVKIIHREGKGGRGGATIDGFRYGLSQGEKYSYIMEMDADFSHSPVDLPKLLEKAKEYDVVIGSRYLPGSKIVNWGPMRTIFSHLANFYVKAILRIPISDYTNGYRLYRREVLASLDFDKIEEKGYIVLSELAYQIHLLGFRIGEVPTVFVNRQRGTSNLTFGEIYSAFVTVLKLWWRYRGFQKKQGRK is encoded by the coding sequence ATGGACGAACGGACGCTAATCGTCATTCCCACCTATAACGAGCGGGGGAATATCGAGCGACTAATAGCGGAACTGCTTCACCTCCCTTATCCCCTGGATATCCTTGTGGTCGACGACAACTCCCCGGACGGAACGGGGAAGATCGTGGACGAGATAGCGGAAAAAGAACCCCGGGTGAAGATAATCCATCGTGAGGGGAAAGGAGGAAGAGGAGGCGCCACCATCGATGGCTTCCGCTACGGGCTTTCCCAAGGGGAGAAATACAGCTACATTATGGAGATGGATGCGGATTTTTCCCATAGCCCTGTCGATCTTCCAAAACTGCTTGAGAAGGCAAAAGAATACGATGTGGTGATAGGCTCGAGGTATCTTCCCGGAAGCAAGATAGTAAATTGGGGTCCAATGAGAACCATATTTAGCCATTTAGCCAATTTCTATGTCAAAGCTATCCTCAGGATCCCCATCTCCGATTACACCAACGGTTATCGTCTCTATCGTCGCGAGGTGCTTGCTTCGCTCGATTTCGACAAGATAGAAGAAAAGGGATATATTGTATTAAGTGAGCTCGCCTATCAGATCCACCTTCTCGGCTTCCGCATTGGGGAGGTGCCCACCGTGTTCGTAAATCGCCAACGGGGAACCTCCAATCTGACCTTCGGGGAGATATACTCTGCCTTCGTCACCGTGCTCAAGCTGTGGTGGCGCTATCGCGGCTTCCAGAAGAAACAGGGGAGGAAATGA
- a CDS encoding DegT/DnrJ/EryC1/StrS family aminotransferase yields MRKIAVGDFRISEEEKRAIFEVLDQGRLSEGRKVAQFEQIFAEYIGTRYAVALSSGTAAIMAGLSALVHHDKYRVSRGSKIITTPLTYIATVNAIVQTGFEPVFVDIDPETFHITPEAVEELLKNTPNPDHFSVLLPVHLMGYPCAMDRLNKIAERYNLVVVEDSAQAHGSIYQGKRTGSWSSFGAFSFYIAHNIQAGEMGAITTDDPEIRRLVMKIKANGRLCDCPVCTRSKGYCPKEPTDEEDHDPRFTHDIIGYNFKTMEFQAALGITQMKKADWIFKRRQENVRYLNERLKKYEEVLRLPLFDERVSYLAYPIVLKQEAPITRYQLRHELEQLGVETRPLFGSIPTQQPAYSFLKEEYQGKLPNADFVGKNGFYIGCHQYLNQEDLDYIVEAFEKILG; encoded by the coding sequence ATGCGAAAGATAGCGGTTGGCGATTTTCGGATCTCCGAGGAGGAAAAACGAGCCATCTTCGAGGTGCTCGATCAGGGGAGGCTTTCGGAGGGAAGGAAGGTCGCTCAATTCGAACAGATATTTGCCGAATATATCGGCACAAGATACGCGGTTGCCCTGAGTTCAGGAACCGCCGCCATTATGGCGGGCTTATCCGCTCTGGTACACCACGATAAATACCGGGTGAGTCGAGGAAGCAAGATCATAACAACCCCTCTTACCTACATTGCCACGGTGAACGCCATCGTTCAGACAGGATTTGAGCCTGTTTTCGTTGATATAGATCCAGAAACCTTCCACATCACTCCAGAAGCTGTTGAGGAACTCCTGAAAAACACCCCTAACCCTGACCACTTTTCCGTCCTCCTCCCAGTGCATTTGATGGGTTATCCTTGTGCGATGGACCGGCTAAACAAAATAGCGGAGAGATATAACCTGGTGGTGGTGGAGGACTCCGCTCAGGCACACGGCTCCATTTACCAGGGGAAAAGAACCGGAAGTTGGTCTTCCTTCGGTGCTTTTTCCTTCTATATCGCCCATAACATTCAGGCTGGAGAGATGGGAGCGATAACCACCGATGATCCAGAAATAAGAAGGCTGGTGATGAAGATAAAGGCAAACGGGAGGCTCTGCGATTGCCCCGTCTGCACCCGAAGCAAGGGATACTGTCCCAAAGAGCCAACTGATGAGGAGGATCACGACCCAAGGTTCACCCACGATATCATCGGCTACAACTTCAAAACGATGGAGTTCCAGGCAGCACTCGGTATTACCCAGATGAAGAAGGCAGATTGGATATTCAAGCGGAGACAGGAAAATGTCCGCTACTTAAACGAACGGTTAAAAAAATACGAGGAGGTGCTGAGGCTTCCTCTCTTCGACGAGCGGGTGAGCTATCTCGCTTATCCCATAGTATTGAAGCAGGAGGCACCGATAACGCGGTATCAATTGCGCCATGAGCTGGAACAATTGGGGGTGGAAACAAGGCCTCTCTTCGGTTCCATCCCTACCCAACAGCCAGCTTACTCCTTCCTCAAGGAGGAATATCAGGGAAAACTGCCCAACGCCGACTTTGTCGGCAAAAACGGATTTTACATCGGGTGCCACCAATACCTCAACCAGGAGGATCTCGACTACATTGTAGAGGCATTCGAGAAGATATTAGGCTAA
- a CDS encoding glycosyltransferase family 39 protein — MKVKTLLIILVITAILLRMGLALFYWKDQPLARDGREYIILARNLAQGKGFNYGDEEGFMGWEHHRRAPLYPFFVAFFFFLFGENLILIRLLNCIIGGLNVILFFLLGKRIFGEKVGLYAALISAFYPLFIWLSIRILSETLFMSLVLMALLLLYRAKESKKLTPSVLCGLTLGAASLCRPAILTFVPLAPVFFFIPKGKVREGMKKGLVLIALFLITLTPWIIRNYIAYGRFVLITAEGGITFWTGNHPEAVGEGDMGANPKIKIDYVNLREKYRNLSYEEMEKIYYRLAFSYILSHKRWFLILLAKKIFYFFIPVGPSILKASLHHRLISWLSYFPLFFLAILGALRARRVSTQLLPLYLLIISSAFTCMLYFPQERYRIPTADLGFIIFAGYSLSLLFQRIFLKRWQAELAPPV; from the coding sequence ATGAAGGTGAAGACACTACTTATCATCTTGGTAATCACCGCCATTCTCCTTAGGATGGGGCTCGCCCTTTTCTATTGGAAGGATCAACCGCTCGCCCGGGACGGAAGAGAGTACATCATCCTCGCGAGGAACCTTGCCCAGGGAAAAGGGTTCAATTACGGAGACGAGGAAGGATTTATGGGCTGGGAGCACCATCGCCGGGCACCACTTTACCCCTTCTTCGTCGCTTTTTTCTTCTTTCTCTTCGGGGAAAACCTCATTCTGATCCGCCTTTTAAACTGCATAATAGGGGGCCTAAATGTCATCCTCTTCTTTCTCTTAGGGAAAAGGATCTTCGGGGAAAAGGTTGGGCTTTATGCCGCTCTTATTTCCGCCTTCTATCCTCTTTTCATCTGGCTTTCAATAAGGATACTTAGTGAGACCCTATTTATGAGCCTGGTTCTGATGGCACTGCTTCTTCTCTACCGGGCAAAAGAAAGTAAGAAACTCACCCCCTCGGTCCTCTGTGGATTAACCCTTGGCGCTGCCTCTCTCTGTCGCCCCGCTATCCTCACCTTCGTCCCCCTCGCTCCCGTCTTTTTCTTCATTCCAAAGGGAAAGGTAAGGGAAGGGATGAAGAAGGGATTGGTTTTGATCGCTCTCTTTCTTATCACCCTCACCCCATGGATCATCCGAAATTACATAGCCTACGGGAGGTTCGTCCTGATAACCGCGGAAGGGGGAATAACCTTCTGGACCGGGAATCACCCCGAAGCGGTGGGAGAAGGGGATATGGGAGCAAACCCGAAAATCAAGATAGATTATGTAAACCTTCGAGAGAAATATAGGAACCTGAGTTATGAAGAGATGGAGAAGATCTATTACCGGCTGGCGTTTTCCTACATCCTATCCCATAAGCGGTGGTTTCTCATCCTCCTTGCGAAGAAGATATTCTACTTCTTCATCCCGGTAGGACCATCGATACTCAAGGCATCTCTTCACCATCGACTGATCAGCTGGCTCTCTTACTTCCCTCTATTCTTCCTCGCCATCCTCGGAGCACTACGGGCAAGAAGGGTCTCAACTCAACTCCTCCCCTTATATCTCCTCATCATCTCCTCCGCTTTCACCTGTATGCTTTACTTCCCCCAAGAGCGATACCGTATCCCCACCGCCGATCTCGGCTTTATCATCTTCGCCGGCTATAGCCTCTCCCTACTATTTCAGAGGATATTCTTAAAGAGATGGCAAGCGGAACTTGCCCCTCCTGTATAA
- a CDS encoding flippase-like domain-containing protein, whose product MERKKKGLKWLIRGIGIVILVYILSRIDLATLAKRLSSADWSYILISASLAPLFILLKAYRFQLILRNLGVKVKLVETFHLYALGLLAGIATPGQVGELAKGVYLKGKGYPLSSSLIAVFSDRGFDIAGLLFLSIGSLILLRGPLYHHLSIFVLLFIMAIIFLIILLHPKLREQSIRKLAPLFLKRKGGLAHKNEALLESPFSSKHFLLLFGITVIAFLFAFFRYLLLARSLRIDIPVLSFLAMVILAQGVSLIPITVAGLGTREATLILLFSQFNISPELAVSFSFLILFLMLINAGIGLFSWLKLSR is encoded by the coding sequence ATGGAGAGAAAGAAGAAGGGGTTAAAATGGCTTATCCGCGGGATCGGAATCGTCATCCTCGTCTACATCCTATCGCGGATAGATCTCGCTACCCTCGCCAAGCGTCTATCCTCGGCTGACTGGTCCTACATCCTCATCTCCGCCTCCCTCGCTCCTCTGTTCATCCTCCTTAAGGCATATCGCTTCCAGCTCATCTTGAGGAACTTGGGGGTAAAGGTAAAATTAGTCGAAACCTTCCACCTCTATGCCTTGGGACTTCTTGCCGGCATCGCTACACCGGGGCAGGTAGGGGAGCTCGCCAAAGGGGTCTATCTGAAAGGGAAGGGGTATCCCCTTTCCTCCTCCTTAATCGCGGTATTTTCCGATCGGGGGTTCGACATCGCTGGTCTTCTCTTCCTTTCCATAGGCTCGCTTATCCTCCTTCGCGGTCCTCTATATCACCATCTTTCCATCTTCGTCCTCCTCTTCATAATGGCGATAATCTTTCTCATTATCCTCCTTCATCCGAAGCTGAGGGAGCAGAGCATAAGGAAACTGGCACCCCTATTCCTGAAGAGAAAGGGAGGACTTGCACATAAAAACGAAGCTCTTCTCGAAAGTCCCTTTTCTTCAAAACACTTTCTCCTCCTTTTCGGAATAACGGTGATCGCCTTCCTCTTTGCCTTCTTCCGCTACCTCCTCCTCGCGCGTTCCTTAAGGATTGACATTCCCGTCCTTTCCTTCCTCGCTATGGTCATTCTTGCCCAGGGGGTAAGCCTCATCCCGATAACCGTCGCTGGACTGGGAACGCGGGAGGCGACGCTCATCCTCCTTTTTTCTCAGTTCAACATCTCCCCCGAGCTCGCGGTGAGCTTCTCCTTCCTCATCCTCTTCCTGATGCTCATAAACGCTGGCATTGGCCTTTTTTCTTGGCTTAAATTGTCAAGGTGA
- a CDS encoding KpsF/GutQ family sugar-phosphate isomerase, with protein MKDDLAEAKRIFRLEGEALRKVGDKLDENFVKAVELLLNCKGRIIITGMGKSGLIGKKIASTFSSTGTPAFFLNAAEAKHGDLGIVTSDDLVIAISYSGTTEEVVSLLPYFKRFGVKVIAITGKLDSPLAKSADVTLDVGVEKEACPLGIVPTSSATATLVMGDALASALLRRRNFKREDFAILHPGGTLGKKLLLRVRDLMHSGYEHPMVNHQVTLKEAIFEMTSKGLGITSVIDDEGKLVGVVTDGDLRRILEKKTEVLELPVSQVMTKNPKTIKEETLAAEALRVMEDFSITALIVVDKENHPYATIHLHDILKAGIA; from the coding sequence ATGAAGGACGATCTTGCCGAGGCGAAAAGGATATTCCGCTTAGAGGGCGAAGCCCTGAGGAAGGTGGGAGATAAGCTCGATGAGAATTTCGTCAAGGCGGTAGAGCTTCTTCTAAACTGTAAGGGAAGGATAATCATAACCGGGATGGGGAAGTCGGGCTTGATCGGGAAGAAGATCGCCTCTACCTTCTCCTCGACCGGCACTCCTGCCTTCTTTCTAAACGCCGCTGAGGCGAAACATGGAGACCTCGGCATCGTTACCTCCGATGATCTCGTCATCGCCATCTCCTATAGCGGGACCACTGAGGAGGTGGTTTCCCTCCTTCCCTATTTCAAACGGTTTGGGGTAAAGGTGATCGCTATCACGGGGAAACTCGATTCTCCCCTCGCCAAAAGTGCCGATGTGACCCTCGATGTTGGGGTGGAGAAGGAAGCCTGCCCCTTGGGGATCGTCCCTACCTCAAGCGCCACCGCCACTTTGGTTATGGGAGACGCCTTAGCCTCAGCCCTTCTCAGACGACGGAACTTCAAGAGGGAGGATTTCGCCATCCTTCATCCGGGAGGAACCTTGGGGAAGAAACTGCTCCTCCGGGTGCGCGACCTGATGCATTCGGGCTATGAGCATCCAATGGTCAACCACCAGGTCACCTTGAAGGAGGCGATATTCGAGATGACCTCCAAGGGTCTCGGCATCACCTCGGTGATAGACGATGAGGGGAAATTGGTAGGAGTGGTTACTGACGGCGACTTAAGACGTATCCTCGAGAAGAAAACGGAGGTCCTCGAGCTCCCCGTATCCCAAGTGATGACGAAAAACCCCAAGACAATAAAGGAAGAGACCCTGGCAGCGGAAGCACTCCGGGTGATGGAGGATTTCTCCATTACCGCCTTGATCGTAGTCGACAAAGAGAACCATCCCTATGCCACCATCCACCTCCACGATATCCTCAAGGCAGGGATCGCTTAA
- a CDS encoding glycosyltransferase family 2 protein, translating to MEEKRRVSVVIPAYNEEGIIGEVISEVKKLSFVSEILVVDDGSNDKTAEIAERKGARVIRHPYNKGNGAAVKTGIRNATGEIVVLMDGDGQHNPRDIEKLVSELADYDLVVGTRGKDYASPLSRKWGNRILARLASMLTGVRIPDLTSGFRAAERKHLLEFVHLFPNGFSYPTTCTLAFLKAGYSVKFEPVNQFKRKGGRSKINLISDGIRFFLLILKTITLFHPLKIFIPFALFFLLLGGGYGIYTIITERHVTNSSVLLISMAVIIFLVGLVSEQIALFRFERRE from the coding sequence ATGGAGGAGAAGAGGCGGGTAAGCGTAGTCATCCCTGCCTATAACGAGGAAGGGATTATAGGGGAGGTAATCTCCGAAGTAAAAAAGCTATCCTTCGTCTCCGAGATCCTGGTAGTGGATGACGGCTCAAACGACAAGACTGCGGAGATCGCCGAAAGAAAGGGGGCGCGGGTCATCCGCCATCCTTACAACAAGGGAAATGGGGCGGCGGTAAAAACGGGGATAAGAAACGCTACGGGGGAGATCGTCGTCCTTATGGATGGCGATGGTCAACATAATCCAAGGGATATCGAGAAACTGGTTTCAGAACTCGCCGATTATGACCTGGTGGTGGGTACCAGGGGGAAGGATTATGCTTCTCCCTTGAGCAGGAAGTGGGGAAATCGCATACTTGCCCGACTTGCCTCTATGCTCACCGGGGTGAGGATACCGGATCTTACCTCGGGCTTCCGGGCGGCGGAGAGGAAACACCTCCTCGAGTTCGTCCATCTTTTCCCTAATGGCTTCTCCTATCCTACCACCTGCACCTTAGCCTTCCTCAAAGCGGGATATTCGGTCAAGTTCGAACCGGTCAATCAATTCAAGAGGAAGGGCGGAAGAAGCAAGATAAACCTGATATCCGACGGCATTCGCTTCTTTCTCCTCATTCTGAAAACGATCACCCTCTTCCATCCGCTCAAGATATTCATCCCCTTTGCCCTCTTCTTCCTCCTCTTGGGGGGAGGCTACGGCATCTATACCATAATAACTGAGCGCCATGTAACCAACTCCTCGGTGCTCTTAATCAGTATGGCGGTGATCATCTTCCTCGTAGGGCTGGTTTCAGAACAGATTGCCCTATTCCGCTTCGAAAGGAGGGAGTGA
- a CDS encoding FAD-dependent oxidoreductase: MAEVVIIGGGLAGLSAAYHLKRSFLLFEREERVGGLCRSIKRDGFTFDFTGHLLHFKKEDIKKWVFSLLGGNLRRHRRSSFIYSKGIYTRYPFQANTYGLPPEVQAECILGFIEAQRDKGHNGGETFEGWILRHFGKGIAKHFMIPYNEKLWTVHPRRLTTDWLSGFVPTPSLREVIAGALSDQPKGFGYNAFFYYPEEGGIEVLPRAIASKVGDINTGVEVKGIDIKRKKLLLSRGGEVPYRFLISTIPLPELLKRINPLPEEIMKAGKALSYASVYNLNLGIRGRKRRKRHWVYFPEREFPFYRIGFPTFFSRKMAPPGFSAIYTEVSYSPHRPLDRERIDAKIIKGLIQAGIIENEKEIVLRLPLDIKYGYVIYDEERRKVLPLIKEFLEGEGIFSIGRYGAWEYSAMEDALSQGKAIAERLNG; encoded by the coding sequence ATGGCAGAGGTGGTGATAATTGGGGGAGGATTAGCAGGGCTTTCTGCTGCCTATCATCTGAAACGGAGCTTTCTCCTCTTCGAGAGGGAGGAGCGAGTGGGAGGGCTTTGTCGCAGTATAAAGCGGGATGGCTTTACCTTCGATTTTACCGGACATCTCCTTCACTTTAAGAAAGAGGATATAAAGAAGTGGGTTTTCTCCCTCCTTGGGGGAAACTTGAGACGACACCGCCGTTCCTCCTTTATCTATTCCAAGGGGATCTACACCCGTTATCCCTTTCAGGCGAATACCTACGGACTCCCCCCTGAGGTGCAGGCGGAATGCATCCTGGGTTTCATCGAAGCGCAGAGAGACAAGGGGCATAATGGAGGAGAGACCTTTGAGGGTTGGATCCTTCGCCATTTCGGGAAGGGAATCGCCAAACACTTTATGATTCCCTATAATGAGAAGCTATGGACGGTTCATCCGAGAAGGCTTACTACTGACTGGCTTTCCGGGTTTGTCCCCACCCCGAGCTTGCGGGAGGTCATCGCTGGTGCCCTCTCCGATCAGCCAAAGGGGTTTGGCTACAACGCCTTTTTCTATTATCCCGAAGAGGGGGGGATAGAGGTTCTACCCCGGGCGATCGCTTCTAAGGTTGGTGACATAAATACCGGCGTAGAAGTGAAGGGGATCGATATCAAAAGGAAAAAACTTCTCCTTTCGAGGGGAGGCGAGGTTCCCTACCGCTTCCTTATCTCCACCATTCCCCTTCCCGAGCTTCTTAAGCGGATAAACCCCCTTCCCGAGGAGATAATGAAGGCGGGAAAAGCTCTTTCCTATGCCTCGGTTTATAACTTGAACTTAGGGATAAGAGGAAGAAAAAGGAGAAAAAGGCACTGGGTCTATTTCCCCGAGCGGGAGTTCCCCTTCTACCGGATTGGTTTCCCCACCTTCTTCTCCCGGAAGATGGCTCCTCCTGGGTTTTCGGCTATCTATACCGAGGTCTCTTACTCTCCTCATCGTCCCCTCGATAGGGAAAGGATAGATGCCAAGATAATAAAGGGGCTTATTCAAGCGGGAATAATAGAGAACGAGAAGGAGATCGTGTTGAGGCTTCCTCTTGATATCAAGTACGGTTATGTGATCTACGACGAGGAGAGGAGAAAGGTCCTTCCCTTGATCAAGGAGTTTCTTGAAGGAGAGGGGATATTTTCTATCGGGAGATACGGTGCTTGGGAATACTCAGCAATGGAGGACGCCCTTTCCCAGGGGAAGGCGATCGCCGAACGCCTCAACGGTTAG
- a CDS encoding glycosyltransferase family 2 protein → MKLIIQIPCLNEEETLPITLKDIPREIPGVDEVEILVIDDGSTDRTSEVAKKLGVDHIIRFTERKGLAVAFMTGLDAALKLGADIIVNTDADNQYYGGDIPNLIKPILEGKADIVVGDRNVESIPYFSFIKKKLQKLGSWVVRQLSGTKIPDATSGFRAYNREAALRINIVSQFTYTLETIIQAGKKNISITHIPVRTNEKLRESRLYTSTWNYIKKSASTILRVYAMYEPLKVFSIIGGILFLAGLAISVRFLYYYFTGNGAGHIQSLILASILLIIGFQISLIGLVSDLIFANRKLIEDLLYRVRGLELLLNKKPEIHYHNKKREKTNR, encoded by the coding sequence TTGAAGCTCATCATCCAGATACCTTGTCTGAACGAAGAGGAGACGCTCCCCATCACCCTGAAGGACATCCCGAGAGAGATACCCGGGGTGGATGAGGTGGAGATACTCGTCATCGATGACGGCTCAACCGACCGGACGAGCGAGGTGGCGAAGAAGCTCGGGGTAGATCATATCATCCGCTTCACCGAGAGAAAGGGGCTGGCTGTCGCCTTTATGACCGGGCTCGATGCTGCCCTTAAGCTTGGAGCGGACATCATCGTCAACACCGATGCCGACAATCAGTACTACGGAGGAGATATCCCCAACCTGATAAAGCCGATCCTCGAGGGGAAAGCGGACATCGTAGTGGGCGACCGGAATGTAGAGAGCATCCCCTACTTCTCCTTTATAAAGAAGAAGCTCCAGAAGCTCGGCAGTTGGGTGGTGCGTCAGCTTTCAGGAACCAAAATACCTGACGCCACCTCCGGTTTCCGCGCCTACAACAGGGAGGCGGCGTTGAGGATAAACATCGTCTCTCAGTTCACCTATACCCTGGAGACGATCATCCAGGCGGGAAAGAAGAACATAAGTATCACCCACATTCCGGTGCGGACGAACGAGAAACTCAGGGAATCACGGCTCTATACATCCACCTGGAACTACATCAAAAAATCGGCAAGCACCATCCTCCGGGTATATGCGATGTACGAACCGCTAAAGGTCTTCTCCATCATCGGAGGCATCCTCTTCCTGGCTGGTCTCGCCATCTCCGTCCGCTTCCTCTATTACTACTTCACAGGGAATGGGGCAGGACATATCCAATCGCTCATCTTAGCTTCAATTCTCCTCATAATCGGCTTCCAGATAAGCTTAATCGGCCTCGTCTCAGACCTGATCTTCGCCAACAGAAAGCTTATCGAGGACCTTCTTTACCGGGTAAGAGGGCTCGAACTCCTCCTCAATAAGAAGCCGGAAATTCATTATCATAATAAAAAGAGGGAAAAAACTAACCGTTGA